The following are from one region of the Klebsiella aerogenes genome:
- a CDS encoding BON domain-containing protein: MKWFKAIPAFCATLLVAVSLAGCAGSSTKESTGGYIDDTVVTTKVKSALFNDKDIKSTEISVQTFKGRVQLSGFVSSAESAQRAVEVTRRVQGVRVVENDLRVK, translated from the coding sequence ATGAAATGGTTCAAAGCAATACCTGCCTTTTGCGCAACGCTTCTGGTCGCCGTCTCTCTGGCGGGATGCGCCGGATCGTCCACCAAAGAGAGCACCGGTGGTTACATTGACGATACCGTGGTGACTACCAAGGTAAAAAGCGCGCTGTTTAACGACAAAGATATTAAATCCACTGAAATCAGCGTTCAGACCTTTAAAGGCCGCGTGCAGCTGAGCGGTTTCGTATCGTCTGCAGAAAGCGCTCAACGCGCGGTAGAAGTCACCCGTCGCGTGCAGGGCGTACGCGTGGTTGAGAACGACTTGCGAGTCAAATAA